A genomic window from Nematostella vectensis chromosome 9, jaNemVect1.1, whole genome shotgun sequence includes:
- the LOC125572388 gene encoding thioredoxin reductase-like selenoprotein T1b → MASNAFLIAGLLSVFSLLTLKEIMFPSQAQAQDPSSVTNMKRAAMFTGPTVRVLYCYSUGYQRVFEEYAQFLRQNFPHLNVEGSNYPPPRPRQILASVISMAKLIAIGIIMLGEQVRLFENLNITPPEIYTWAVNNKMYSCILIFFLSNMIEGQLISTGAFEVSFNDMPVWSKLQAGRLPSPNELHQIVENQMKFTSAAQ, encoded by the exons ATGGCGTCGAACGCGTTCTTGATCGCTGGACTTCTTTCagtattttctcttcttaCACTCAAAGAAATCATGTTCCCCAGCCAGGCACAAGCCCAAGACCCTAGCAGTGTAACTAATATGAAAAGAGCCGCCATGTTTACCGGGCCTACTGTTCGTGTTTTGTACTG CTACTCCTGAGGCTATCAGAGGGTGTTTGAGGAGTACGCCCAATTCCTCAGACAAAACTTCCCTCACCTTAACGTGGAGGGGAGTAactaccctcccccccgtCCCCGTCAGATCCTGGCATCAGTGATCAGCATGGCAAAGCTTATCGCTATCGGCATTATTATGCTAGGTGAACAAGTCAGATTGTTTGAGAACCTAAATATCACTCCCCCAGAGATCTACACATGGGCTGTCAACAACAAG ATGTATTCCTGTATCCTCATTTTCTTTCTAAGTAACATGATTGAAGGGCAGCTCATATCAACTGGAGCATTTGAAGTGTCATTTAACG ATATGCCAGTATGGTCCAAGCTTCAAGCTGGTAGACTACCCTCTCCAAATGAGCTCCACCAGATTGTTGAGAACCAGATGAAATTTACCAGTGCTGCCCAATAG
- the LOC5501667 gene encoding ras-related and estrogen-regulated growth inhibitor, with protein sequence MHRRRGSAPAVCLAQQLQQFNEMKSALKEPRLESSPESTKEFKTSSRKEFERSLIPRLSLTTDSIPEVKSLSPLSPNAASRKPIRASRHKRRESEPMVTVGKDFLTSSRLLNNSTSTLPNRRFPLRDYSLVLLGQAGVGKSALLVRFCTGRFIHEYDPTLEMTYDVSATIDEDPATLHITDTASTYEPVYLSQNEGFIVVYSINELRTFETAKQLVKLIREIKKQKALTTLIVLAGNKCDLKHCRAVSRQEAREFAAEHECVFHETSAANNINTKVIFHDCVRQIRSTHLMNKRANGAMNSIKHFFSKMN encoded by the exons ATGCATCGTCGAAGGGGGTCAGCGCCGGCAGTATGCCTCGCACAACAACTTCAACAATTTAATGAAATGAAATCAGCCTTAAAAGAACCAAGGCTGGAATCTTCACCAGAATCTACAAAAGAATTCAAAACTTCTTCTCGAAAAGAATTCGAGCGAAGCTTGATTCCCCGACTATCCTTAACAACAGACTCTATTCCAGAAGTAAAGTCTCTATCACCTCTCTCCCCAAATGCAGCGAGTCGAAAACCCATACGCGCCTCGCGCCACAAACGGCGAGAAAGCGAACCTATGGTAACGGTAGGGAAAGACTTTCTAACCTCGTCTAGGTTGTTGAATAATTCCACAAGTACGCTCCCAAACAGGAGGTTTCCACTGAGAGACTATAGCCTGGTTTTACTCGGCCAAGCAGGAGTTGGGAAATCTG caCTGCTGGTCCGTTTCTGCACGGGCCGGTTTATTCATGAGTACGACCCGACACTTG AAATGACGTATGACGTATCTGCGACTATAGACGAGGATCCGGCCACACTACACATCACCGACACCGCTAGCACG TATGAGCCTGTCTACTTAAGCCAAAACGAAGGCTTCATCGTGGTCTACTCCATCAACGAGCTCAGAACATTTGAGACCGCCAAACAGCTCGTTAAACTCATACGCGAGATCAAGAAACAAAAGGCTCTCACCACCCTCATAGTCCTCGCGGGAAACAAGTGTGACCTCAAACACTGTCGCGCAGTCTCAAGGCAGGAAGCCCGCGAGTTTGCGGCAGAGCACGAATGCGTGTTCCACGAAACTTCAGCGGCGAATAATATAAATACTAAAGTGATCTTCCATGACTGCGTACGACAGATACGATCAACGCACTTAATGAACAAGAGAGCAAACGGCGCTATGAACTCGATCAAGCACTTCTTCTCTAAGATGAATTGA